Proteins found in one Microcella daejeonensis genomic segment:
- a CDS encoding LysR family transcriptional regulator, translating into MPPAPRPQDVSTDDLRYLLAVARAGRMTSAAALLGVDHTTVRRRLDRLEASLGARLLDRGVDGWALTAIGREVVERASALEGMVEQVVAAASGDGAVRGTVRVAAPEGFGAIFIAPALARVRREHPGIAVELVTSTRPLSLRASGFDLAVTIGSAAGARVRAEPLTEYALRLYAAPEYLARHAPITALADLEGHDLIFYVDALLTVPELDLAPVLGGMRTGFASTSVFAQAEAARAGAGIGLLHAFMGERDAALAPVLPEIVDLRLQYTLSTRPDSPAVDAVGIVRAALLDEVARRRPELLPGS; encoded by the coding sequence ATGCCGCCCGCTCCGCGCCCCCAGGACGTGAGCACCGACGATCTGCGGTACCTGCTCGCGGTCGCCCGGGCCGGGCGCATGACCTCGGCCGCGGCCCTGCTCGGCGTCGACCACACGACCGTGCGGCGGCGGCTCGACCGGCTCGAGGCCTCGCTCGGCGCGCGACTGCTCGACCGCGGCGTCGACGGCTGGGCGCTCACGGCGATCGGGCGCGAGGTGGTCGAGCGGGCCTCCGCGCTCGAGGGGATGGTCGAGCAGGTGGTGGCGGCGGCGTCGGGGGACGGCGCCGTGCGCGGCACGGTGCGCGTCGCGGCACCCGAGGGCTTCGGGGCGATCTTCATCGCCCCGGCGCTCGCGCGGGTGCGGCGGGAGCATCCCGGCATCGCCGTCGAGCTGGTGACCTCGACCCGTCCGCTCAGCCTGCGCGCCTCGGGGTTCGATCTCGCCGTCACGATCGGCTCGGCCGCGGGCGCCCGCGTGCGGGCCGAACCGCTCACCGAGTACGCGCTGCGGCTCTACGCCGCGCCCGAGTACCTCGCCCGTCACGCGCCGATCACGGCGCTCGCCGACCTCGAGGGCCACGACCTCATCTTCTACGTCGACGCGCTGCTGACGGTTCCCGAGCTCGATCTCGCGCCCGTGCTCGGCGGCATGCGCACGGGATTCGCCTCGACGAGCGTGTTCGCGCAGGCGGAGGCCGCGCGCGCGGGCGCGGGCATCGGCCTGCTGCACGCCTTCATGGGCGAGCGGGATGCCGCTCTCGCGCCCGTGCTGCCCGAGATCGTCGACCTGCGTCTGCAGTACACCCTCTCGACGCGCCCCGACAGCCCCGCCGTCGATGCCGTCGGCATCGTGCGCGCCGCACTGCTCGACGAGGTCGCCCGGCGCCGCCCGGAGCTGCTGCCGGGCTCCTGA
- a CDS encoding CoA-acylating methylmalonate-semialdehyde dehydrogenase, producing the protein MTITTTRTVQHWVGGASFAGTSTRTAPVYNPALGVVAREVSLATKADLDEAVAVAKAALPAWAATPVGKRQQIMFAFRERLNARKEELAAILTAEHGKVTSDALGEIARGLEVVELATSIPSLLKGEYSEQVSTGVDVYSIKQPVGVVGIISPFNFPAMVPLWFFPLAIAAGNTVVLKPSEKDPSAAIWMAELLTECGLPDGVLNVVNGDKESVDALLDNPDVAAISFVGSTPIAKYIYERGTANGKRVQALGGAKNHMLVLPDADLDLVADSAVNAGFGSAGERCMAISVVVAVEPVADELIAKITERVGTLTVGDGTRNCDMGPLITKEHRDKVAGYLDTATVDGAEIVVDGRGIEIDGDENGFWLGPTLIDKVPTDSAVYTDEIFGPVLSVVRVQSYEEGLALINGSRYGNGTAIFTNDGGAARRFQTEVTVGMVGINVPIPVPVGYFSFGGWKDSLFGDTKAYGSQAIHFFTREKAITSRWLDPSHGGLNLGFPQNG; encoded by the coding sequence ATGACGATCACGACCACCCGCACCGTCCAGCACTGGGTCGGCGGTGCGAGCTTCGCCGGCACGAGCACCCGCACGGCCCCGGTCTACAACCCGGCCCTCGGCGTCGTCGCCCGCGAGGTCTCGCTCGCCACGAAGGCCGACCTCGACGAGGCCGTCGCCGTCGCGAAGGCCGCGCTCCCCGCCTGGGCCGCCACCCCGGTCGGCAAGCGCCAGCAGATCATGTTCGCCTTCCGCGAGAGGCTCAACGCCCGCAAGGAGGAGCTCGCCGCCATCCTCACCGCCGAGCACGGCAAGGTCACGAGCGACGCCCTCGGCGAGATCGCGCGCGGCCTCGAGGTCGTCGAGCTCGCGACGAGCATCCCCTCGCTCCTGAAGGGCGAGTACAGCGAGCAGGTCTCGACCGGCGTCGACGTCTACTCGATCAAGCAGCCGGTCGGCGTCGTGGGCATCATCAGCCCCTTCAACTTCCCGGCGATGGTGCCGCTGTGGTTCTTCCCGCTCGCGATCGCGGCCGGCAACACCGTCGTGCTGAAGCCCAGCGAGAAGGACCCGTCGGCGGCGATCTGGATGGCCGAGCTGCTCACCGAGTGCGGCCTGCCCGACGGCGTGCTCAACGTCGTCAACGGCGACAAGGAGAGCGTCGACGCCCTGCTCGACAACCCCGACGTCGCCGCGATCAGCTTCGTCGGCTCGACCCCCATCGCGAAGTACATCTACGAGCGCGGCACCGCCAACGGCAAGCGCGTGCAGGCCCTCGGCGGCGCGAAGAACCACATGCTCGTGCTGCCCGACGCCGACCTCGACCTCGTCGCCGACTCGGCCGTCAACGCGGGCTTCGGCTCGGCCGGCGAGCGCTGCATGGCCATCTCGGTCGTCGTCGCCGTCGAGCCCGTCGCCGACGAGCTCATCGCGAAGATCACCGAGCGCGTCGGCACCCTCACGGTCGGCGACGGCACCCGCAACTGCGACATGGGCCCGCTCATCACGAAGGAGCACCGCGACAAGGTCGCCGGCTACCTCGACACCGCGACCGTCGACGGCGCCGAGATCGTCGTCGACGGCCGCGGCATCGAGATCGACGGCGACGAGAACGGCTTCTGGCTCGGACCGACCCTCATCGACAAGGTGCCGACCGACTCGGCCGTCTACACCGACGAGATCTTCGGCCCGGTGCTCTCGGTCGTGCGCGTGCAGAGCTACGAGGAGGGCCTCGCCCTCATCAACGGCTCGCGCTACGGCAACGGCACGGCGATCTTCACCAACGACGGCGGGGCGGCCCGCCGGTTCCAGACCGAGGTCACCGTCGGCATGGTCGGCATCAACGTGCCCATCCCCGTGCCCGTCGGCTACTTCTCCTTCGGCGGCTGGAAGGACTCGCTCTTCGGCGACACGAAGGCCTACGGCAGCCAGGCGATCCACTTCTTCACCCGCGAGAAGGCGATCACCTCGCGCTGGCTCGACCCGAGCCACGGCGGCCTGAACCTGGGCTTCCCGCAGAACGGGTAG
- a CDS encoding OsmC family protein, with amino-acid sequence MTLLTDTQSASTGPAAPPAEAADRADRLTAAGTAWAERIAADPGNAHLTYRVSGEGQGSVATSIRAGKHVFLVDEPGALAGDDVAASPVEYALGALISCQVVVYRLYAQALGIRVDEIDIAAEGDLDARKLFGLDESVRAGFSDIRLVITLTGPETDERYQELREAVDAHCPVLDLFANPTPVSAVVRKG; translated from the coding sequence ATGACGCTTCTCACCGACACCCAGTCCGCATCCACCGGCCCCGCCGCCCCGCCGGCCGAGGCCGCCGACCGCGCCGACCGCCTCACCGCCGCCGGAACCGCCTGGGCCGAGCGCATCGCCGCCGACCCCGGCAACGCCCACCTCACCTACCGCGTCTCGGGGGAGGGGCAGGGCTCGGTCGCGACGAGCATCCGCGCCGGCAAGCACGTCTTCCTCGTCGACGAGCCCGGCGCTCTCGCCGGCGACGACGTCGCCGCGAGCCCCGTCGAGTACGCGCTCGGCGCGCTCATCTCCTGCCAGGTCGTCGTGTACCGCCTCTACGCGCAGGCGCTCGGGATCCGCGTCGACGAGATCGACATCGCGGCCGAGGGCGACCTGGATGCGCGCAAGCTGTTCGGCCTCGACGAGAGCGTGCGGGCCGGCTTCAGCGACATCCGCCTCGTCATCACCCTCACCGGCCCCGAGACCGACGAGCGCTACCAGGAGCTGCGCGAGGCCGTCGACGCGCACTGCCCCGTGCTCGACCTCTTCGCCAACCCGACGCCCGTCAGCGCGGTCGTGCGCAAGGGCTGA